In Rhodamnia argentea isolate NSW1041297 chromosome 5, ASM2092103v1, whole genome shotgun sequence, the DNA window CCCAAGCTGCGTGCTCAGCTAAGGTTTTAGATAGCACATACCAACGCTGAAAATAACTAAACCAAAGTTAGGCAGTGAAAGGGCTTGCACCACTGATGGATGCAATTTACATCAACATAACACTGACTTTGCTCTGCCATGCTTGACATGTCAAAGGCAATGGTTGAGAAGGACTAGAGAAATCATTCTTCAAAAGGTGTCTATCACATAAATCTAATGGGCATATATAGAGTTATGCAATGAGGTGAAGCACCCAACTTGTGTATCTTCATTGGTTAAATATGGGCAAAACAAACGAGCATGCTTGATGGACGAGGAATAAATCAGATAGGTGGATGTAAAACCATTAAGGCAAGGAAGACCGTGTGTCTTGACTGCTTGGCCACTAATATTAAGCCAGGACTGAACATGTTCAGCCTCAACTATTCGATTAAATTAACATGAATCATGCTCCACTACCAGTCAAAATCAAATCTATTGAGGATTTTTCATTGGAAAATAATACATCCAGTTGACAGGGCATCACAGAACAAGCAAAAGAGATCCGACTGTCAAAAGCCAGCTTACTTACAGACCTTTGATTCCTTACAGAATGCCGGATCGGAGAACCATGTCTCATCAACTACCACATCAGAGGTCAGAGGCTTCCCATTGCACACAACCGCAGCCATGGAGGATGTCAGAACCACTCTCTTGACAGAAGGGCACTTTGCACATGATCTGAGAACGTTTAGGGTACCTTTAACTGCAGGATTGACTATTTCAGCCTGCAATTTATAAGGAATGGAATATGATTAGTGTTGTCCAATCATTCAGGAAATGTTAGATCATCTGCCATCTGATAAATTGCATAAAAGGACTAGTGAAAAAGAACTAGAATTTGGAAACGTGGCACTTCACATTTTACAAACACACAAAATCATGATGGACAACTGCAATAAGCAGATACCTCAGGGTTGGAAGCTGTGAAAAAAACGGGTGATGCTGTATGAAAAACAGCTTCGCACCCGTCAACTATTGAGTCAAAAGACCCTTCTTCCTGCAATTCTCCTTTGAACATATATAGTCTCTCCTTAGCCCCTTCAAGTTCCAGAAGGTGCTGTGTCTTCTTTGGATCATCTGTTTTATGCATTCAAGAAAGGAGAACTTGATATGATAGATTCGAACTCTGGGAGCTTTCAGTCACATAACATGAAATGTTAGAAATAGATAAGAAGAccacaaatatatatttacaaTGTAAGCTACACATTGGATCTAACTATAGAGGTAGCATATGATTGTGTATTAAACCAAACCTGAATAGTAAGCCAATGGAATCGGATATTACAAGAGCTTCATATCTTGAGCTAATGGTCTCTGGATGCTATTGtatcacacgcgcacacacacacacacacacacacacacacaagttTACTGCAAAGGTAAGAGATTATGAGAGAATAGTTTTTCATCATTACTGAGTAACAGATTTTGGTAGCACTTGCGTATTATCTAGAATGTTTCAAGCGTCAGATAAGAAAGAGTAAAGCATTCTACTACTAGAATGGACAAACCAAAGACTACAAAATTCAATATTGTGAACAACGGAGCATGAACAAAGATACAAACTTACTGGGGTTGCGAACAGTTGCTTTGACCGTGTAGCCACTCTGAAGCAACAACTTGACAAGCCAGGAGGCTATGTAACCAGCCGCTCCGGTTACACACACTACCTTCTCTGCTGTACTCATCTCAGCCCCTCTCTTCTCCTTGGAACTGGGGATAAGAGGGATACTGAGTGCCATACATTCATAAGTGGGAATTCTCTTTTATTAGGTTCAGGAGATATTCAACATGTGCACTTTGTCAAGATCAGATCGTTTATTTGACCGGCTTGTGTGAGGCATGACTTTGACTCTTTGTATAAATTTGTTTCTAGAAAAGTTGAATGGGACGATGACGACCTGCTCTTCTTGACCATAAGTGATAGTTTACTAATTAGAAATGGATCGTCTGTCATGCATTACGCAAGGCAAGTCTCTTTCATGGAGTGGCTTTTCTCTCTGTAACAAGGGACAAGATGAAAGCTACCATTAGTTCACATCCAAACCCACGGAATTTTGCCTCGCGTACCTGTTCAATAAAACAAATCACTGACAAATTACCTCGCAGTttgaacaagaagaaaacatcTCGATTTTGGACGTAAGATTCTCTTTGCACCAATCAACGTGATCTAATGATGTTCGTTCGCGGCTTGAAAGGAGTAACTGAAGGAAACCCACAAGTACTGCTCTGAGCAGTATCAACCAATACACATGAACACCTTTATTGCCCGGCTAATGCAAATCTGCATTTTCCCGATCATGACagtttcatcttctcttttgcaaaagaaaatttcctgaAGATCTTGCTGAAATCATCAAAGCTCCCTTTCGCGATCTCGTGAAAATTTCCTGTAAATGCTTACAAGTTCGTGCTTGAGAATTCTGAATCTGTACGAGGATACAAAACTCACAGTGCCAATCCATCTCTTGCCCCTGAAATTCAACTTTATgcagaatattctgattttgTGCTTGAGAATTCATGAGGCACGACTTTTCTGGCTATCCTAAAACGGTATGgtttttctcttctcatctGATCATTCCGCGTATGTACCGCGTCGTGAAGAAGGTACGTACGGTACTCTCGTCTCTCATTACGCGCACAAAAAGGCATCAACACAATCACGATTTCAAGGAAGAGAAACCTTGAATGAATGCAAGGAGACTCTCGAGAAGATGACATCGAAGGATGGGTCAATGTGCGAAATGAGGGTGTCCTGGTACTGGTAGGGCATGCTGATGATGAGGCTGTCCTAACAGAGTTGAAAGAAAGGCTCAAGAAAGGAGCCGAAAGGGAGgagcaaaagaaggaaaaggctATAGCGCTTGTGCTTGTCATTGAGAGGCTACGAGCCTATGAAGAGCCCTGAGGAGATCTCCCTGCTCGCTGTGTTCTTGAGTGTATGCGGTGTCGCCGGTTGCTCAATTGGATTGACATTTAGCCCTGGGATAGCAGGCCAGAACATCTTCCTGTCCACTTGAATTGATTGCATCACTTGCACCTTCATGCGCGTAGAATATTGGTTATTAAACCCATTGTCTTTATCGCCATTTTGTCTTTTATCCCTTTCGACAAAGGAGGCTTGAGTTTCACTGCCATGCAAAGGGGAATTCCTTGGATTGCTGCTGGATTTCAAGCTACTCAATACAGATAACAGTCAAACATTTGTCTGACAATGACAATAGCTGCATCTGTAAGCTTCAGGCGGCATCGTAGATGTTATGGAGCAATTAGAAAACTTCAGATCGCCTGAAGGAAACTCTGTTATAAGAGTGTTGCGGCAGAAAGTGCCCATCTAATCGCCCTTAGCATAGTTTTTATCCGTTTAGTCGCCTGTTGTAGCATCAGTCCTTGAAGAAACCCTTCTCTTTCAAGCTCTCCACAGTGTCCTTAAAACTCACCTCCAAAGGAGTGAAGCTGATGCCCAGACTTCTTGCTTTCTCATTTGATACCTTATAGGTTGGCCCCGCAGGCTTTTCATCTTCACATCTGCTTTTAGCAAAGCCAAATGTGAGTCGTCTTGTTACAGTCTTTTGCACAAAATACAGAAAACACAAAACGGTTTTTGAGACTATCATTTGGCATTCTGTGCAAAGATCTCTACGCACTACTCCTCAAATTTTCATACTTGATGCTGCAAAAATTTGAGACAGTTGAAATTGAATTTGTCGACATCATTCAGATCATGAGgcgatgatgaggaagatggcCAGGAATCATTTAGCAGACAAGTTTAGTTCACTATAAGAATGTTATAACTGGACATTTAATGAGCGTATCTTACTTCTCAAGAAGGTGTAGAGAAGGATAGAGCTCTTGCAAAATCTTCAAAGCGTCATGAGAATGCACGACTTTGTGAACAAGACAGTATCTGCCATTAGCGGAAGGAGACTCGATAGCTTGAATGTGTGCATGTGCAACGTCTCTTACATCAACAAATCTGTAGCTCGTGTCAGGAAGAGTTTTAGTTCCTGCGGCAAATACTCAGCATCAGATGGGAACAACTTCACTTGTATGTCTCCTAGTGTTAGAGAAATGGTTCCAATAAATTTGTGTATTTTATCGAATCAAATTCCATCACATACATCGCCGCTTGTATCAGTTTAACAAGTTCCATCACAGGTATTTTTTGTCCATTACAATATCAATCAACATATATTTCCTCTTGACATTTGCTTGTTGTGGACAAATTAATGAGGACAAATGTGTAACAAGTACCATTTATGGAAACAACATTTCTTGTAGGAATCCTAATCTCATCAGTATAAACAATGTGACAATTTGTTAGCTACTTTTACTTGTGAGTCTGTGACTACCATTTATGAGGTTGAGAAACAATTCCGCGCTGAGATTAAGTGACGACTGCAGTAGGGGACCGATGACGAACCCAGGATGCATTGTGACCAAATCGATCCCCTTCTCTCTTGCAAATCTCCATGCTGCCTCTTCTGCTAAGGTTTTTGAAACTGGATACCAAAGCTGAAACAGAAAGGCAAGAAGTGCGCAATGAAACCAATTTGAGTGGTTGATGCATGCTAGCTCCTCTATGATGGTTCAAAGTTACTAGGAAGAACTTGCAACAGATCGAAGGTATAGTACTGGGTAGAATTTCTTTTATGCAGTTCATCCAAGgataaac includes these proteins:
- the LOC115753070 gene encoding uncharacterized protein LOC115753070, whose protein sequence is MKVVCVTGASGYIASWLVKLLLQSGYTVKATVRDPSDTKKTGHLLALDGAKERLHLYKADLQEEGSFESVVDGCDGVFHTASPVLLTPKDPKMELIDPAVMGTINVLSSCAKVPTIKRVVITSSIVSVAFNGKSLTSDVTVDETWFSDPVFCEKSKLWYPVSKTLAEEAAWRFAREKGIDLVTMHPGFVIGPLLQSSLNLSAELFLNLINGTKTLPDTSYRFVDVRDVAHAHIQAIESPSANGRYCLVHKVVHSHDALKILQELYPSLHLLEKCEDEKPAGPTYKVSNEKARSLGISFTPLEVSFKDTVESLKEKGFFKDCLKSSSNPRNSPLHGSETQASFVERDKRQNGDKDNGFNNQYSTRMKVQVMQSIQVDRKMFWPAIPGLNVNPIEQPATPHTLKNTASREISSGLFIGSLIISMPYQYQDTLISHIDPSFDVIFSRVSLHSFKRIPTYECMALSIPLIPSSKEKRGAEMSTAEKVVCVTGAAGYIASWLVKLLLQSGYTVKATVRNPNDPKKTQHLLELEGAKERLYMFKGELQEEGSFDSIVDGCEAVFHTASPVFFTASNPEAEIVNPAVKGTLNVLRSCAKCPSVKRVVLTSSMAAVVCNGKPLTSDVVVDETWFSDPAFCKESKRWYVLSKTLAEHAAWGFARDNRMDLIVINPGHVIGPLLQPTINLSVEMILKVINGAQTFPNISYKFVDVRDVAHAHILALENPSARGRYCMVGEAIHCHGVLKILHNFYPTLHLPEKCENDEPFELAPRVSREKIEGLGVKFIPLEVSLRDTVESLKEKGFLSVGAS